From Zingiber officinale cultivar Zhangliang chromosome 5B, Zo_v1.1, whole genome shotgun sequence, the proteins below share one genomic window:
- the LOC121985401 gene encoding filament-like plant protein 3 yields the protein MDRRSWLWRRKSSEKSLGETESSGSVSSQSERYSDDQEALRTSPNDTSASHAQLPEVASNTCDTEVDKSLKRLTGKLSAALLNISAKEELVKQHSKVAEEAVSGWEQAEAEVATLKQQLETAVEKNTSLEDRITQLDGALKECVSQFHRFREDQEEKVQNLATSKGCEKYESEKQLAEIKPQIDAAKIESTTLDHGLQARFETVEKENMALKTEVHSLFKHLQVLLMERELSNKAAEIASKQRLDSIKRITKLEAECRQLLHMNRKLLSTGDPKLIGSSICVESLTDSQSDSGDRLPGTEIELGRSDSWASALIAELDQFKGEKPTPRIIDASVEIELMDDVLEMERFVALPESDAEIIEPGDKSFQVTKDDLQIENEIMDHKLIVLEEKVEKLGYEKEEMRIALAESHRQLEVFCNLLAEAENKIVEMQTKMDLANESKASTVGDLEGMWKELETQLELAYLENGKLCEKISLLEESLQDDRILSAEHEAKVEIAEVARQELDSQLKSALQEVSTFNEKIGVLECQLKEGRALSSELAAKVDSLEATNKALESQLDHANSEVRKLKEKVNFWELKAEEETKLSTEYALKLEASEAETKKLELDLKSAHLFANKVQAAEAAKMSVEIQLESARFEVQKLSDEVVFLERRVDEERALSAEYADRCRKLEGEFFKMNQEADLLRASRSSRELKIKQERDLVVAAGKLEECQKTIASLNQQLKFLTTFDGLILEAEMPEYNASIRDHDDSIIEVKGFFRNNPLEVTDNYKFSIGGEKGLVEPSSVSLISSASSPNLSENTRTLLSRSRSTAC from the exons ATGGACCGTCGGAGTTGGCTGTGGAGGCGCAAGTCATCGGAGAAGAGCCTCGGTGAGACTGAGAGTTCCGGATCGGTATCCTCTCAGTCTGAAAGATACTCAGATGACCAG GAAGCATTGAGGACTTCTCCAAATGATACTTCAGCTAGCCATGCCCAATTGCCAGAGGTTGCATCAAATACTTGTGATACTGAAGTTGATAAATCTTTGAAGAGATTGACAGGAAAACTATCGGCTGCTCTTCTGAACATCAGTGCTAAAGAGGAACTCGTCAAGCAGCATTCTAAAGTTGCAGAAGAAGCTGTTTCAG GCTGGGAACAGGCTGAAGCCGAGGTTGCAACACTCAAGCAGCAGCTTGAAACTGCAGTCGAAAAGAACACTTCACTCGAAGATAGAATTACCCAACTCGACGGGGCTCTCAAGGAATGTGTCAGTCAGTTCCATCGATTCAGGGAGGACCAAGAAGAGAAAGTTCAGAATTTGGCCACCAGCAAGGGATGTGAGAAGTATGAATCTGAGAAACAACTTGCGGAAATCAAACCGCAGATTGATGCTGCGAAAATTGAATCTACGACACTTGATCATGGACTTCAGGCAAGATTTGAGACGGTCGAGAAAGAAAACATGGCTCTGAAGACTGAAGTTCATTCCCTGTTCAAACACCTCCAAGTTCTATTGATGGAGAGGGAGCTAAGTAATAAAGCAGCAGAGATAGCTAGTAAGCAACGCTTAGACAGTATAAAAAGGATCACCAAACTTGAAGCTGAATGCCGTCAATTACTCCATATGAATCGTAAGTTATTGTCCACCGGCGATCCCAAactaattggaagctcaatctgtgTTGAATCTCTCACAGATAGCCAATCAGACAGCGGAGATAGATTGCCTGGTACAGAAATCGAACTTGGACGATCAGATTCATGGGCATCTGCTTTAATCGCTGAGCTTGATCAATTTAAGGGCGAGAAGCCAACTCCAAGAATTATCGATGCTTCTGTTGAGATTGAGCTTATGGATGATGTCCTTGAGATGGAGAGATTTGTTGCCTTGCCTGAGTCGGATGCTGAGATCATCGAGCCAGGAGACAAGTCCTTCCAAGTTACTAAGGATGACTTACAGATTGAAAATGAAATCATGGACCATAAATTGATTGTGTTAGAAGAGAAGGTTGAGAAACTTGGATACGAGAAAGAAGAAATGAGGATAGCTTTGGCAGAATCGCATCGCCAGCTTGAAGTCTTTTGCAATCTGCTGGCTGAAGCTGAAAATAAAATAGTTGAAATGCAAACAAAGATGGACTTGGCTAATGAATCGAAAGCAAGTACAGTTGGAGATTTGGAGGGAatgtggaaggaactggagacTCAGCTCGAGCTAGCATATTTGGAAAATGGGAAGCTCTGTGAGAAGATATCTTTGTTAGAAGAAAGCCTCCAGGATGATCGAATACTGTCTGCTGAACATGAAGCGAAAGTAGAGATTGCTGAGGTTGCTCGGCAGGAACTGGATTCCCAGCTTAAGTCAGCTCTTCAAGAAGTTAGTACTTTTAATGAAAAAATTGGAGTGTTGGAATGCCAGTTAAAGGAGGGAAGGGCACTGTCTTCAGAATTAGCAGCAAAAGTCGATTCTTTAGAAGCGACAAACAAGGCATTGGAATCTCAGCTTGATCATGCAAATTCTGAAGTTAGGAAGCTAAAGGAGAAGGTTAATTTCTGGGAACTAAAAGCTGAAGAAGAGACTAAATTATCTACAGAATATGCACTTAAACTAGAAGCGTCAGAGGCAGAAACGAAGAAACTGGAACTTGATCTCAAGTCAGCTCATTTGTTTGCTAATAAAGTGCAGGCTGCAGAGGCGGCAAAGATGTCGGTAGAAATTCAACTTGAATCTGCACGCTTCGAAGTTCAGAAGCTGAGCGATGAGGTAGTTTTCCTAGAAAGGAGAGTTGACGAGGAAAGAGCATTGTCTGCAGAATATGCAGATCGGTGTCGGAAACTGGAAGGTGAATTCTTCAAGATGAACCAAGAAGCTGATCTTTTGAGAGCTTCAAGATCCAGTCGAGAACTTAAGATCAAACAG GAAAGAGATCTTGTTGTGGCTGCTGGCAAATTGGAAGAATGTCAGAAGACGATAGCCTCGCTGAATCAGCAGTTGAAATTCTTGACAACATTTGATGGTCTCATCCTTGAAGCTGAGATGCCAGAATACAATGCGAGCATTCGAGATCATGATGATAGCATTATTGAAGTCAAAGGTTTCTTTCGCAACAATCCATTAGAGGTAACAGACAATTACAAATTTTCGATTGGCGGCGAGAAAGGTTTGGTAGAGCCTTCTTCAGTCTCTTTGATTTCTTCTGCTTCTTCccctaatttatctgagaataCTAGAACACTATTGTCCCGTAGTAGGAGCACCGCTTGTTAG
- the LOC121986932 gene encoding uncharacterized protein LOC121986932, producing the protein MSARYEGTSNLSSSSSEDDDIFEAHRRLITQAIYRNNQVILKHLSEESDKGKHQGSIPGHIVINRNREAADRNLFNDYFAENPTYNAAMFRRRFRMGRNLFMRIFKEVSNHDNYFVQKRDGVGKLGLSGLQKMTAAFRILAYGVPADATDEYIKIGESTAIESVKRFCRAVVEVFGGQYLRSPNANDVARLLHIGEQRGFPGMLGIAPPARYVIQGKEYNMGYYLADGIYPKWSTLVQTIQDPRGTKNKLFAMKQEACRKDVERAFGVLQSRFAIVAGPSRFLQKNILHDIMTSCIIMHNMIIEDERDMNTSIVEQGEVSSATDVDTAIDDNTRFQEFLARHEGIKNKNAHFALRNALIEHLWEQFGNSDN; encoded by the exons ATGAGTGCTAGATATGAAGGTACATCAAATTTATCATCCTCAAGCTCTGAAGATGATGATATATTTGAAGCACACAGAAGGCTTATCACTCAAGCGATCTACCGCAACAATCAGGTCATTTTGAAACATCTGAGTGAAGAAAGCGACAAAGGCAAACATCAAGGATCTATTCCTGGTCACATAGTGATCAATCGTAATAGAGAAGCTGCTGATCGTAATCTATTCAATGATTACTTTGCCGAAAATCCTACATATAATGCTGCAATGTTCCGAAGAAGATTCCGAATGGGAAGAAATTTATTTATGCGTATTTTTAAAGAGGTTAGTAATCATGATAATTATTTTGTGCAGAAAAGAGACGGAGTTGGAAAACTTGGTTTGTCAGGTTTACAAAAAATGACAGCTGCATTTCGAATATTGGCATATGGTGTACCGGCAGACGCTACTGATGAGTACATCAAAATAGGAGAATCAACTGCCATAGAAAGTGTGAAAAGATTTTGCCGTGCTGTTGTTGAAGTATTTGGAGGTCAGTACCTGCGATCACCCAATGCTAATGATGTTGCCAGGCTTCTTCATATTGGTGAGCAACGTGGTTTTCCTGGAATGTTGG GTATTGCTCCCCCTGCTCGTTATGTCATTCAAGGAAAAGAGTACAACATGGGTTACTATTTAGCTGATGGTATATACCCAAAATGGTCTACACTTGTTCAAACAATTCAAGATCCACGTGGTACAAAGAATAAGTTGTTTGCAATGAAACAAGAGGCATGTAGAAAAGATGTTGAGCGAGCATTTGGAGTGCTCCAATCACGCTTTGCAATTGTTGCAGGACCTTCACGTTTTTTgcagaaaaatattttacatgatATAATGACTTCATGCATTATTATGCATAATATGATCATTGAAGATGAGCGCGATATGAATACCTCAATTGTTGAGCAAGGTGAAGTCTCATCGGCTACAGATGTTGATACAGCAATAGATGACAATACCCGATTTCAAGAGTTTCTTGCTAGACATGaaggaatcaaaaataaaaatgctcacttTGCCCTTAGAAATGCATTAATTGAGCATTTGTGGGaacaatttggtaattctgataaTTAA
- the LOC121986933 gene encoding uncharacterized protein LOC121986933, which yields MNTIIAVVSKLKGCIRQIEELNPSGASEEDIMNRAQMLLIQDPNYSKGFKFGHVWSILQGIEKFNSDNVKAASTRVQRQTAQADYSQSYNLEKDVYSPSSPHVSSFNLNITDSDSGGTSTKRPIGVKKAKLKRKNEQQFSKIVSQNDELVAALDRSTNVAMFKEENKILFKDLNTIADPIMREFIRGEQARIMQKRTENEKSQSIPHQGEGSRINSSQEEEQGSQDPLNGSGKFYDYFGGLLRGDFPEY from the exons ATGAATACTATCATTGCTGTTGTTTCCAAATTGAAGGGTTGCATACGACAAATCGAAGAATTGAATCCAAGTGGAGCATCAGAAGAAGATATT ATGAATCGTGCTCAGATGTTATTAATACAAGACCCTAATTACTCAAAGGGCTTCAAATTTGGACATGTGTGGAGCATTCTTCAAGGTATTGAGAAATTCAACAGTGACAACGTCAAAGCTGCATCTACAAGAGTGCAACGACAAACTGCTCAAGCTGATTATTCTCAATCATATAATCTCGAGAAAGATGTTTATTCACCTTCATCTCCACATGTCTCTTCGTTTAATCTTAACATCACTGATTCAGACAGTGGTGGTACTTCAACTAAACGACCTATTGGGGTGAAGAAAGCAAAACTGAAGAGAAAGAATGAACAACAATTCAGTAAAATAGTTTCACAGAATGACGAACTTGTTGCAGCGTTGGATCGAAGTACCAATGTTGCTATGTTCAAGGAagagaataaaattttattcaaagaTTTGAATACTATTGCTGATCCGATAATGCGTGAATTTATTCGCGGTGAACAAGCCAGAATTATGCAAAAGAGGACTGAAAACGAAAAATCTCAATCAATTCCACATCAAGGAGAAGGATCTAGGATCAATTCgtctcaagaagaagaacaaggatCTCAAGATCCTTTGAATGGTTCTGGTAAATTTTATGATTATTTCGGTGGTTTATTAAGAGGTGATTTTCCAGAATATTAA